The genomic segment cccataccccaatgcagtcactgcccatcagtgcagcaagatgccacagatccacttgcttttcacttttatgttttgtgtttctctgttttttcctttcagtgaaaGGTTTCATAGTTTAGAGAAAGTGGAGAGAATGTGGGGATGGAAAAGAGGTGGTGAAGGCTCTGCTCCTGACTAATAATCTTCTATCTGTTTGCTTCCTAGCTCTTCTGTCAGAagcctgtgtgtttcttttactCAACTGTTCCTCAAGCCCCCACTCTCCTCCCTCATTTTGCGTGAACCCATTCAGAGCCCCCCATCCCTTCTCCCAGTGCCGGTCCAGTTATGGCAGAGAACGATGTGGACAATGAGCTCTTGGACTATGAAGACGATGAGGTGGAGACAGCAGCTGGGGGAGATGGGAGTGAGGCTCCAGCTAAGAAGGACGTCAAGGGCTCCTATGTCTCCATTCATAGTTCTGGCTTTCGTGACTTCTTGCTGAAGCCAGAGTTGCTCCGGGCCATTGTTGACTGTGGCTTTGAGCATCCATCTGAAGGTAAATTTTCTGCTCACAGTATTTATTAAGCTCTTTAAGAATACAAAAAACGTGTTTGACCGTTCCTCAGGTGATATGGTTATATATTTAGGCTATACCGGGGAATAAGGGATTAATGAAAACCtcttaataatataaatatgtaggGCTGGTCTATTATTCATGATAGCATGAAAGTGCTAGCGACCTAAAAGCATCTTAGAAGTCTGCTGTTCATTCTTGCGACTAGCTTTTCTTCTTGTctgcttgtttttaattttttcattttgacttCAGATTATAAATTTCCAGAGAGGAGCTGGTTGGATCTGTAGTTCCCCTCTTTTAGGCCAACTCTGGTCCCTGGAAACCATTATAGCTGATCTAaagatgcctggcttctgggtCAGGTACCAAGCCTTTCATTTTGTCCAAGGTTGCAGGATTATGTGACCTAAAGCATGGCCATGTAAGTAGGATAAATGGCCTATGGAGGGCACTCCAGATGTGATTGTTACAGATTAAGGGAAATAGGGACAGAGCCAGAAGCACCAAAAGTGAGCTGCTTGTAGATGCAAGAGGGGGAGAGGGCATGGAGCTGAGGTTGGAGGCTAAATCTAGAAGGAACTTGGTTGGGGGTCTGATTTAGGGGTGAATTTGATTGATTGAGGGAGCAGAGGTAGAAAGGGTCTGAAAACTCAGAGAACCACTTAATAATTGAGTGATGAAAAATGGATTTGGCATGGTGAAAAAGGAGGTTGAAGTCTAACTTACTGTAATAATTTTCCTCTATTTCTAGTCCAGCATGAGTGTATCCCACAGGCCATTCTGGGAATGGATGTCCTATGCCAGGCCAAGTCAGGCATGGGAAAGACAGCAGTGTTTGTGCTGGCCACACTGCAACAGCTGGAGCCAGTTACTGGGCAGGTACACTTCAGGAGGGTGCTGGGGAAGACATTTTGGTTAGGAATATTCTGGAAGGGTATTCAGCTACATGATGTATTCAGAGCCATGAGTGTTTGTTGCTAAAATAATCTATCACTGTTGGCTGATGGCCATGGGGAATTATCTGCTAAAATCATGGGGTTAATAATTTAGATCTCAGAATTAAAGTCATTTATGATTTGCCAAGTGTGCTTTTGTGGCAGTCACTTCCCCAGAGGAGTTAGTGAAGGGATAtactgtgtgtctgtctccttctccacTTAAGGTGTCTGTGCTGGTGATGTGTCACACTCGGGAGTTGGCTTTTCAGATCAGCAAGGAGTATGAGCGCTTCTCTAAATACATGCCCAATGTCAAGGTAAGCCAGGGTAGAGCCCTggaggggtgtgggtgtggggaaTTCAGGGCATTGGAGAATTGTAAATCAGCAGTCTTCATGTCCCACAGATGGTAAATACCTGTCCATAGATCTCATTTTCATGTAATGGGTAGTAGGTTTCTGTAAGCTTTGTTGTACAAGAGATTGACATTCTGGAGCTCGTTTGGATGTGCATTATATTCAGTTGTGCTTGCTGTATCGTGCTGTTGGAGAAGCTTTAATTTGCCTTGGTGATGTTAATGTGCCTGTGTAGTGGGTGACTGACTTGCCTGAGGATGCTTACCACAAGACCAGTCTTGTTCACTATTTTTTCACACTGACTTTGCATCATCATTTCACTGTCCTTTGGTTGACAGTTTGAGAATTTTGGGGTGCATGGCAAGAGAAGGCTGGAAGCTCCAAAACATCTCTAGTGTGTGGTTTTGAGGCTCCtttaaaaatggcagaaaatTGGAAATGTCTGGGGCCACAACAGAGTTGGCTTCATTTAGTTTCCATTATGTAACCTTGATATTCATGGTGTGGTTACCAGACCTGTAGTTTCATCATCATTTGGGGTCCTgttggaaatgcacattaaatgtaccccagacctgctgagtcTGACTATGCATTCTTACAAGAACCCCAGGTAGTTGGAGTTTGAGAGGCGCTGATGTGTATAATTTTATGTTGTCTGGCTAGGATAGGGTGAAGAATAGTATTTCTGTTCAGATTGTTATAATTTCTCCTGTTATTcgttaatgtatattttaaaggaactagGAATGTTTGAGTCATAGCcctaaactaaaaataatttctaaaaaccaaaatgGTAGTGGTAGTACCTGTGTATGGTAAACGTGCGTAAGTAATCTGGAAGACCTGTTAATGAAGATTTGTATTCTCTTATCTCTAATCATACTTTACAGAAGGTAATCACTAAATTTTTTTGTAAAGTTCTAATGGTTCCGTGAAACCAAGTACTAGGcactgttttcttgatttatcaaCTTACAGGCCTTTGATTTCCATGAAAGATTATTTAgtttatactttttttctcttggtatttgaaaatgtattttatttcttcaaaatagaATCTGAATgccatatatgtgtgtttatctCTCTGTTATATATACCTCTATTCTTAAATTGCCAGTGTCAGTAGTATTAGTCTCCTATCCTTTCTTCAGGCAGTCTGGTTTGTAGGTAGGATTCTAAGATTTGAAAACTGGGAAAGTTTCCATTGTTAGGGCTGTGGAAACATTTATTGTTGGAGCTTAATAGTGAATTAGGATTGCATGTCCTTTGTAAGTCCAATTCATTGCCTTTGTGCCACTTACAAGGAAATGTTCTTGCTGTCAAGACCAAACAAATTGTGACATAGTCCTAGTTTTTCTTACTTTTGCTTAAAATTGTGCTACAGTGACTTGCTGAAGAGGTTGGGCTAGTTCAAAGTAAATGTCCTATCTCTGGATTTGTCTGGTTACTCTCTTATGGTCTTTAGCTTATTTTTCCACCCAGTATTTCCTGTAACCGAAATTTATATTTGGAAGCTTAACTGATTCAAGTTAAATGTCTAGCAAGAGTGTTTTATAAGCAGTGTACCTCCTGTGTGTTTTGTTGCAAACCTGGTGGTTCTACGGTTAGTTAACCATGGTAGTCTGATTCCTTGATTGATCACTCCCCACTTGAAAGTAGAAAGCAGGTTTTGATGTTACTTGATGGCTGTTTTAAGGGCCCAGATCCTCAACAAACATTCCCCTAATGGTTTTAACAGAGTAGTATGTGTAGCTTGAGCCAGTAATTTCATAAGGTTTGTGCAAAAAATCTGGATTCAGATAGAAAAACTTGATGTTCCGTGAACTTTTTCTGATTCTTGAcactggtgaattttactgtcctcatttttaaaatgaagtctgGCCTTAGAGTTAAGGGAAGGAAGATTATTAGATTAAGTCAGAACTGAATGCTAGTTTCCAACTGCCCTGACGAGCCACGTAACTTCAGGCAGGTCACTTTTGCTTCTTAACTTCAGTGTTTAGAGGACATAGTAAGAATTTTAGatgaggtgatctctaataatGTTCCTTTTAACTCTGAAATGTTTAAGAATTGGTTTAGATTAAACTGAAAAGATGGGAACTGTAGGGGGATTGGACTCCTCCCTTCCTTTTGATACATTCTTTTCTCCTGGGTTGACAGGTCGCAGTGTTTTTTGGTGGTCTGTCCATCAAGAAGGATGAAGAGGTGCTGAAGAAGAACTGCCCGCATATCGTCGTGGGGACCCCTGGCCGCATCCTAGCCCTGGCTCGAAATAAGAGCCTCAACCTCAAACACATTAAACATTTTATCTTGGATGAATGTGATAAGATGCTTGAACAGCTCGGTGAGTGGCAGTCCTGGGACTGGGATAATGATCTGGGAGTTGCCCTTTGGAGCCAAATGATGTTTATTTGATAGAGGAGCACTGTAGTGCCAGGACGACTCTTAATCTATCACCCATAACTGATGGCTCTGGCTTCCCTGTTTGGTCTTCGTTAGGCTTTTTAAGCAGCCTTGGTGATCAGGGAGAAGAGTGTCATGTATTTCCCTTCTGTAgtggtttctttttttgtctttgagaGGAGGGACTTTGCTGATCTCAGACATCAGTCACACTGGTAGCTTTCTATACTGGGTGACATTAGGGAGATACCTAACATTGAGGATGAAACCATTACCCTTTTGGTTTCCTCATTACAGCACATACCATCAGAATTTAAAGCTGAAGAGCTCTCTAGACTTAAGTTCCAGGATTAATGTAGAGAGTGGGAGTTTCTGTGGTGTGGTATTTGAGTGTGCAAAGTGGgattaagaaaggaaaatcatcTGTAAAAACTCAAATTTGATAAATGAAAGAGTGGGGATGGACATAGCTCCAGGGACCAGTCATTCTGAATGGTCTCCGGCTGTTCTAGATGGTGGGTTCCAGGTAGAGATATGAGGTATTTCCCTGACTGGATAAGAAAGTGTGATCCAGAGAAGTGTGGAATGGACTCTCTGACAGCTGGAATGTAATAGATGGGTGGTGTTTGTAGACAGCTGGCACTTGCAGGGAGAGGATTAGGGAGAAGAGCCTTGTAAAGCATTTTTCAAAGGTCTTAACCCTTGTGAGCCTCTTACAGTGggctttatttccatttcataattGTGAGCTTTGGCATTTTATCACGTTATTTCTTGCCTGCCTGGTTAAAACACAGAATTGGAATCTGATGTCAAATGTTTATTCCAAATTCATTGCTTTTTCCATTGTGTTACTACTGTGGGTGTGATTTTATGGTGGTCAGAGATGATGGAGACAAATCTTTGAAATGACTTAGCATTTCCAGCAGTCTTCATCAGGAAGCCTATGTCTGGTCTGTTTATGACATACACTTCTTTTTCTCCTGAAACTTTTCTTCTTACAGACATGCGTCGGGATGTCCAGGAAATTTTTCGCATGACCCCCCATGAGAAGCAGGTCATGATGTTCAGTGCTACCTTGAGCAAAGAGATCCGTCCAGTCTGCCGCAAGTTCATGCAAGACGTAAATACCCTTCTACCTTCTCTCCCTCCACTCCCTGCCCGCTGCCTCTCCCCCTTCCGTGCCCTCTTCCTCCAGACTCCCTTGTCCTTCAAGCACCAAGAAGGGGGCTTATGCCCATCTGGGAGTAATGACTCCTTGAAGAaacacacagaggcagagacagctaGTGTTAGGGTCTGCGCGGGCAACAGGGAAACTCCGGAAGACTTGGTCGGGTTAACTTGAGAGCGGGTAGTGTtcgacttttttttttcaatcacgGCATTTTTGAACCTCTTCTCCCTTTTGGGGGAGGGCAGGATTTTCTGCCCTACCACCCACCCATCATCTCCTACGTCTCCCCTGCAGCCACGCACCGTCAAGGTGGCATCGAGCATACAGCCGGAGCCTTTTGCTCCCCAAAACTCATAACCTCCCGGTGGCAGGAGAGCAAGAGAGGGACAGACAGATGGCAGGGCATGTCCAAAAGAAGAGCAAACAACACAGATGCatctgctccctccccacctccagggGTGGGGGCCTTTGGCACCTCAGTCCCCGATCCCCTACTCCTTCCCATCTGAACCTCCTCGCACCCATCTGGAATCTCGTTGATGTGAGCCAGCAGCAGAGAAGCACTGTGAAGCGTCGGGGGCAATGCAGACGACACCAGCGGTGGATGGCGGCAGCGGAGGCCGCGGGGAAACCTGACCAGAAGCTGAGGACCCAACCAGCCTCTTTTTTCGTTCCCGGTTTTTTTCCTGAACCCGAGGCGTGCCGTGCTCCATTTCCCCCCAtatgtgttgggggtggggtgtcCTAAACGGgggatagattttttttctttttttaaacatttttctaatacTCAGTGGAGAGGGATGTGGGAAAGTTAAAGTGAGGAGCTCCACTTGGATGAACCAGATGGGTGCTAGGAtttggggctgggcagggcccaTTGTATAAACAGTGGAGTGTGTTCCTTTTCTCCCTGTGCTCCTTCCACATGGGAAGGTAACTAGCTGTACTTGGGGCTAGAATTAGATTTGAAGGAGGCCATGGAACTTCTGTTTGGAAAGCCCTCCTTTGCTAGCCTACCTTCTGGGGTTTGGCTTCTGGTTTTCTCCTATGACACACATCATTTCCCAAAATACTGGATcctgggtttttattttaaaattacttcctCAAATTAGTGAAGAGTGCTAGGAAAGTTGGACTGTGGTGTTGTCttaagtcagttttttttttttaatactattttcCTCAACTTAAAGGgttatggattttctttttttttttttttaagataaatgcCTCTCTGCTGCTCTGAATTTATTTCTTAGCACCACTTAATTGATACCTTCCATGTAACAGTGTGTAGATGGTTTGACTCAAGAGATCAATCTCATCTCAAACTATTTCCCTTGTGGTCTGAGGCAAGTTGTTAACTCATCTTGAGAAGTTTTTGCTTCTCCTTTCATGGCGTTTTTGACCACGTCCACTGTAACATTCTGATCTTAAAGACATCCAACCTTTTAACATTTATATGATTGTCTTAATTGAGAGACATACTCAAATGGAGCAGTCCTTGTCCTCTTTCCCATATTATAACCAGCTTTGGTGGAGTTATTCTGACCTTGAGTCTCCATTTCCCATCATTTCCAAGGTGTTTGGATCCTGTTCTGCCTTTAGGACTCATCTCccattgttttctttcctccaccatcaccatcactatcTGAGGTAATGGCATTTTGCCATTAGGTGGtttcacttttccttttcctccctggAAAGTTCCTTTCCCGTGACAATTTTCAGTTGGGCAGTATTAACTCAACTGATTGGAAGAAAACAGATGTAATGTGGAAGAGACCACGTTAAAATGTGGGTATTTTTGGAGGTGGGCGGGGTTTTCaatcttctctttctccccatcCCCCCATGGGGTGTATTGGAGATCAACTTCCTCCACCCCCCCAGGTTTAACCCCCCCACTCTGCCCTCCTCCCGTTCCCCGCCCCCTTCCTCCCCGCCCCCCCCAGCCAATGGAGATCTTCGTGGATGATGAGACCAAGCTGACGCTGCACGGGTTGCAGCAGTACTACGTGAAACTGAAGGACAACGAGAAGAACCGGAAGCTTTTTGACCTTTTGGATGTCCTTGAATTCAACCAGGTCAGTTGTTTAAGGTCCAGTAGGGGGAGGAACACGTCTCCAGCTGTAGCAGAAACCTGATTAAGTATCCTGTTACTTGTGGAAACCGCATATCTGGTGTGAGAGAACGGTGGAGAGATTCTCTAATAGAAATTCTTCTAAATGAGAACTTAAATGTCTTTTCGGGGGCTGAACTGGATGGGACTGcttttttcttctatggctggCGCAaacaggtactcagtaaataaacTCAGTAAATAACACAAAAAAATATGACTGAAGGGATTCAGTACATTTGTGAAAGCCCTGAAATATCTTGGGTCTGTTGGgttcttacatttttttgtttattcttgtaCTGCTGAGGAGATGCAGTTTGTCACTTCACCTGTTGTGGGGTTTATTTGCATTAAAACTATTTTCTAGAATTAGAGTAGGTTTGTTTGGTGTTACTGATACTGGTTGTGGTTTTTCCAGACCTTAGTTACaatttttactactttttcaCGAGTTAGTCCCTGCCTTGTCCACTGTGACATCTGATCATTATTGTTACTGCTCTCTGCACCTCTCTGCAGCATGTCTGCCCAGGAAAAAATAAGAGCTGAGAGAAAAAAGCTAAATTATATTTAGAGCAGAAGAAATAATATGGTAGAAATTCAGGAATTCCTTTGGAAGAGTAATTACTTAAAACCCCTGTCTTACACATGATCTCACACACTCATGTGGATCCATATCCCCCTGCTCTCACACAGGTGGTGATCTTTGTGAAGTCTGTGCAGCGTTGCATTGCCCTTGCCCAGCTCCTGGTGGAGCAGAACTTCCCAGCCATTGCCATCCACCGTGGGATGCCCCAGGAGGAGAGGTGAGTCAGAGATGGGGAGGATTTTGTGTccttgggaagaaaagaaaccatTGAGAGAAGGGACTCtgaacatttttaatttcctttctcaCAAAGGCTTTCTCGGTATCAGCAGTTTAAAGATTTTCAACGACGAATTCTTGTGGCTACCAACCTATTCGGCCGAGGCATGGACATCGAGCGGGTGAACATTGCCTTCAACTATGACATGCCTGAGGATTCTGACACCTACTTGCATCGGGTAAGCCCCACATCCCAGAAGGGCATCCCAGTGTTCTTTCCCACCaccttattttctatattttcatatcttaatcttctttttctttttgggtgtctTCCTTCTTTGGGGacctcacccctcccctctgcctcctttCAGGTGGCCAGAGCAGGCCGGTTCGGCACTAAGGGCCTGGCTATCACATTTGTGTCAGATGAGAATGATGCCAAGATCCTCAATGATGTGCAGGATCGCTTTGAAGTCAATATTAGTGAGCTGCCTGATGAGATAGACATTTCCTCATACAGTGAGTATTGAACTCTTGGAACTGGTTCTTTCTCTTTACTCTCCTTGTTATTCAGTGTGTTTGTCTTAAATCTCATTGTGTATGTAAATCTCCTGGTGTGTAAGACAAGTCAAGTCTGTTGTCATCCTGCTGTGCCCCCGCCCGCATGCCATGTTTGGATGTTTAGTTGacctctgtggggtctcttttcGTTTCTTCTCTTGTCACATTATTTTTCTCCACCCCTAATCTGTCCTCTGAATCCATACACCATGGAAACATCTGTATGGATGGGCGTGTATGTTTCTGCCAACCTTGCATTTTCTTTCCCGTATCTTACTCTAACTTTGCCATGTTTTCTCTTCAGTTGAACAGACGCGGTAGAGGACTCACCCACCCCTTCTGGAATGTGACAGTCTCTCCCTCTTCAGGAGATTACACCAGGCATGGGGGTGAAGGAGACACTACTGCCACCTACCCCTGAcaacccccatccccacccataGCTTCCTTCTTTTGCATCACCACCACTCCTAATCCTCCATGCCCTGATTTGtcagaatttttttaacaaaactaaaaaacacaTGCGTCTGTGCTGTCTATAAGTGCTCCATCCCTTTATTGGATTTGGGGTGAGGCTATTAGGCTACGATTCAAATGTATATTCCTGTAAGGACTGTGTATTTTGCTATGGGGCTGTGGTTGGGAGGGGTCAAAGTGGTGGGTGCGACTAAAAAGACTGCAGAAGCCATGATTCCCTACTGCTTTGAATTTCTAGCCCTTTGTTGGGGTGTCCATTTTTCTTAGGGGCAGTGTTTCTGGTTGAAGGGCTCGGGGCGGGGTGGGTGGTCGTCCATGTTTCTGGTGTTGGAGGGTGAGGCATGAACTGGTGGAAAGCTTAGGCATCTTCTCCCAGGCTCGCTCGGTGTCTCCTCATCTGTTCCTTCAACTTCTGGGTCTTGAGCACCAGGGCCTGGGCTTCCCAAGCCCCTTCTTGCCCTTCCAGCATGGCCTGGTACAGCTCCAGCTGCTGTTCCAGCAACTCCTCAGCTTGGGCCAGCTCAGCTGTGGGGTGGGGCTTGGGACCCTGGGTAAGGGGGGCATAAGGGAGGGAGCATCAGCCAGAACAGGGGCCTGAGTCTTGTTGGAAATGAGGAATTTGGCCACTTTTTCCAACTTTTAAATCCCATTAGGTTAAGGTCATCTGTACTGTGAAGCCAAATGTTTTGCATAGGCTAAGGCAGTTCACTCCCTGGGGCTGTAATTGGACTCCTTGGACAAGGATATAGGGTTATAGGGAGGAGAAGACCAGCTGTACCATCCCCCCTAAGAAATAATTAACTGTTAGGTGAGGGGAAATTCCTGTTCAAGGACTTACTGGACTGTCCCAGGAGGGAGGGGTGTGAGGAGAGGGATCCTGAGggcaggagtggggtgggggtggggaaggtacAAAGTATTGGaacttggggggtgggggtggtatcTGCCTTCTGCTGACCTGTGGTGCAGAATTGTGGGGATCTACCCCTTCCCCAAATCCCCCTTCACACCCTTTGCTTCCACTATTGGTATCACTTACCGTGGTGGGTGACCTTATCTTCCCACTGTCTGTGGAGCTGGTCTTCTCTTTTGTGCTTGCCTTGGGCCTCTGGGAGCAGCCCCGCCAGGAGCCCAGGGGCAGCAGGGTATaggaaggcaggaggaggtgACGGCAGCAGTatgagagccagggcagagggggGAACATGGCTGGTAAGGCAAGGAGCAGTCTGAGCCGCCCAGCAGCCACCGGGAACTGGCTTACTTGCTCTGGGCCTTGGCCTCGCTTCAgtgcctggccctgcccagggccctacccctgcctccacctccctcccAACCTGGCCCTGGACAGAGTCCTGTTCCTGATGGGAAAGTATTCTTGCCAGTTTAGGCAGAACTTTCTTTAGAACGCCTGGTGCCCAGCCTACAGCATGTTTTGTGTCTGGTTTTCACAGCACTTAACACATACGCTTAGCATTCTCAGCACTGTGTACTCGCAATTCTGCAAGGCAGGAACGAATGgtttacagatgaacaaacttGGGGTTTTCATTCAGCACACATGCCGCCAGTATCTGTTGGTGTCTGCTCTGAGATGCAGATACCCTCAAGGCTCCAAAGTGGGTTGGTGGCAAAGCCAGGCGGATTCACGCTCAGGTCTTCCTGACTTGAAAGCTCATACCCATCGACTTGGTTCAAGTAttgctttctcctttcctcttaccCAGAATGGCCTTTTTCTGCATGTAGGGGTTTGCCTTATCTGGTAGGTCTGGATGCCACTGAGTCACTTCTATCCTTGGCTCCTGACAGCATGGCACTggtacaggttttttttttttttaatgaaatgttgtATTTTAGCATTATTAGAATAGCCTAAGTTTCTATCTataaatgaatgggtaaaaaTAGTATATACACACGCACGCTTGAATATTACCATAAGCAATAGGGAAATTTTGTCAATGCAACACAGTACATCTAGCGGACATTACATGAAGTGAAAGTCAAATGGAGACTACTGATGTGACTTAGTCACATTCTAAATTAACTTTTTTATGCTTCCACTTTATAAGATGAGAATTTACATCTCtggtgtatcccttgactgattttgtgttcAGTTTATTTTACTACTGTTTGCTTAACTTCAAACTTGCTTTGGAAACAATTGGTCTACTGTCTAGGTTTTGGTTccctgatgaaaaatatttggacttaaaaacatttccatctaaagGAGTCCCTTGATCATATCTTGTAAGTCAGGTTTAGTGGTGCTGAatctttatctgggaaacttatAATCCATCCTTCAgttttgaatgataaccttgctgggtagagaattaCTGGTTGTAGTTTCCATTCAATACCttcaatatttcatgccactcacttctggcctgtataGTTTCTGCTGAAAACTCAGCTAATACATTTAGGGGGTTTCCGTATAGGTAACTGTGTGCCtctcttgttgcttttaagaGTTCTCTGTACTTTGGGAACCTAGATGTCTATTTCTTTCTATAGATTGTGAAATTTTCCACATATTTCTTCCAAGAGGCTTTCTGAACTTTTGTCTCTCCTGGgatccctattatgcaaatattgctgTGTTTTCAGTTGTCACACacctctcttagcatcttctggCTTTAAGAAACTCCTTTTCCCAACACAAAGTGGACACATGTTCATGGAGCAGATATCCAAGGCCAGGTTTGCTGGAGTCCTGCATGTTTATATCCtgcccactccattcctctccctcttaATGTATTACAGCATAGGAATTTTGTCCTAGCACTAACCATAACGTTCAATCAGtagtttaaaaatatcttttccacATTGAGCCTTGAATCTTCTACCTTGTTAGCTGCCCAACAAGGTTCAAAAGAGTTTTATTCTCCTGCttcagttgttcatttttatctTCGATGTCATCTAGGTCTCCATTTAACAGATCAATTGCTTCTTTGAGTTTTCCCATCATTTCCTCTTCATCTTGCATTAGTCTCACAAGTCTTAAATTTTCTTGCCTTCTTACTACCTTTTCAAGATTTTCAATGTTCTTGCCCAATGTGCTACTTGAGACCAAACTACCTGAAGTGCTTGCATCCCTACTGTATCTGCTGAACCCACTTCTCTCTGTTCTGGGATACCTACTTGAGTGTCTTCCTCAGAGACCATGTCTGTGCTTTTGCACCTGCCTGAAACTGCTCCAGACGCTCTTGTAATGGACAGGAGCTGCCCGGGTCTAACACGCGCACGGCTTCCTTCCACATCGCGATCTGCTGTGTAATCGCCTCTCCCGGTCTCCGTTCTCTCCGCCCTGCTTCGTCCCCTTCATGTTCATCCGGGCACTCGGCCGTGGGGCCGCCAATCGCATCAGTGACACTGGTACAGGTTTGAAACTTCGTTGAACTAGTGAGCCCTCCATAACTTTACTAGAACAAAAGTCCTGTCTACACACCACGTGTGTGAGCCTTGTTTATACTTGATGGACTTTATTTAGCCTGTTCTGAAATGTCCCATTGTGGCTGGAGGGCACAGCCACATTCCTGTGGATAGAGGTGGCTTGGAGGGGAGAGGATGGTCCCAGTTTTGAACATACGGGAAAAGGCAGGCTCAGAAAAAAAGTGCCTCAGCAAGATTGCCAGAGTGGACTGCTGACAGCTTGCTCTCTTGGATACCATGCTCAGTTTGGAGGGAAGATGACCTCTGCCACTGTGTTGGGGGTCCAGGAACCAGGTCAGTGGTTGTCGAACTTGGGCTGAAGCACTTTTAGATGAGGCCAAGGACCTCACATTCCCTATAGCTGACTTATTCCCACCTTTcagtagaaaaagaatgaagaacccCTGTTAGATCTTGGGGAAGAGAAGCTTTCCCCAGGTCTCTTAGTGATAAAATTATGCATGATTCATATTTGAATTGCAATGTACACATGGTTCAAAGTCTTAATTATTGGAACATGAGAGGCCCAAACTACTGTTGTTAAAGTTGTGGGAAACTATCCAGAATAAGGTTTCTAACAGTGAAGCCAAACTTACCATATTTACAAGTTAAAAGCAGTATTAGCagcctttaagaaaataaaacttgaaactTCTGTAAAA from the Manis javanica isolate MJ-LG chromosome 16, MJ_LKY, whole genome shotgun sequence genome contains:
- the DDX39B gene encoding spliceosome RNA helicase DDX39B, translating into MAENDVDNELLDYEDDEVETAAGGDGSEAPAKKDVKGSYVSIHSSGFRDFLLKPELLRAIVDCGFEHPSEVQHECIPQAILGMDVLCQAKSGMGKTAVFVLATLQQLEPVTGQVSVLVMCHTRELAFQISKEYERFSKYMPNVKVAVFFGGLSIKKDEEVLKKNCPHIVVGTPGRILALARNKSLNLKHIKHFILDECDKMLEQLDMRRDVQEIFRMTPHEKQVMMFSATLSKEIRPVCRKFMQDPMEIFVDDETKLTLHGLQQYYVKLKDNEKNRKLFDLLDVLEFNQVVIFVKSVQRCIALAQLLVEQNFPAIAIHRGMPQEERLSRYQQFKDFQRRILVATNLFGRGMDIERVNIAFNYDMPEDSDTYLHRVARAGRFGTKGLAITFVSDENDAKILNDVQDRFEVNISELPDEIDISSYIEQTR
- the MCCD1 gene encoding mitochondrial coiled-coil domain protein 1, with translation MFPPLPWLSYCCRHLLLPSYTLLPLGSWRGCSQRPKASTKEKTSSTDSGKIRSPTTGPKPHPTAELAQAEELLEQQLELYQAMLEGQEGAWEAQALVLKTQKLKEQMRRHRASLGEDA